In Carya illinoinensis cultivar Pawnee chromosome 7, C.illinoinensisPawnee_v1, whole genome shotgun sequence, the following are encoded in one genomic region:
- the LOC122314737 gene encoding AP-2 complex subunit sigma: protein MIRFILLQNRQGKTRLAKYYVPLEDSEKHKVEYEVHRLVVNRDPKFTNFVEFRTHKVIYRRYAGLFFSLCVDITDNELAYLECIHLFVEILDHFFSNVCELDLVFNFHKVYLILDEFILAGELQETSKKAIIERMGELEKLE from the exons aTG ATCCGGTTCATACTATTACAGAACAGGCAGGGAAAGACCCGTCTTGCCAAGTACTATGTTCCTCTCGAAGATTCCGAGAAGCACAAGGTCGAATACGAG GTCCATCGATTGGTGGTAAACAGAGATCCCAAGTTCACAAACTTCGTCGAG TTCCGCACACATAAAGTAATCTATAGGCGATATGCGgggttatttttctcactctgtGTTGACATTACTGACAATGAGTTGGCCTATTTGGAGTGCATTCATTTATTTGTGGAGATATTGGATCATTTCTTCAGCAATGTGTGCGAGCTAGATTTGGTTTTCAACTTTCACAAG gtATATCTTATACTTGATGAATTCATTCTTGCTGGAGAGCTCCAAGAAACAAGCAAAAAG GCTATTATTGAGAGAATGGGGGAACTGGAAAAGTTAGAGTGA
- the LOC122317285 gene encoding hexokinase-2, chloroplastic, giving the protein MCSLYLHPTTFTLLGSYRLLPMSVAATSPAVGSFCLPRFPRHTPRFRMAVRSSAISVGPLLTKLKHDCATPLPVLRHVADAMAADMRSGLEIDGGSDLKMILSYIDSLPTGNEKGLFYALDLGGTNFRVLRVHLGGKEDGVIATEFEQVSIPQDLMFGTSEELFDFIASGLGKFAEREGGKFSMQSGRKREIGFTFSFPVRQTSIASGILIKWTKGFAVSGTAGRDVVACLNEAMERQGLEMQVSALVNDAVGTLAGARYWDDDVMVAVILGTGTNACYIERMDAIPKLQSHVSSSGRTIINTEWGAFSKGLPLTVFDRDMDAATINPGEQIFEKTISGMYLGEIVRRVLLKMAEEGALFGDSSPEKLSTPFLLRTPDVCAMQQDDSDDLKVVGSILHDSASVESNVSARKIVVEVCDTIVKRGGRLAGAGIVGILQKMEEDSKGLVFGKRTVVAMDGGLYEHYPQYRRYLQDAVTELLGSELSKNVVIEHSKDGSGIGAALLAAANSMYGHDL; this is encoded by the exons ATGTGTTCTCTCTATCTCCACCCAACCACTTTTACTCTTCTTGGATCTTACCGTCTACTACCAATGTCTGTCGCCGCGACCTCCCCCGCCGTCGGATCGTTTTGTCTTCCACGATTCCCCCGGCATACGCCTCGGTTCAGGATGGCCGTTCGATCTAGCGCGATCTCCGTCGGTCCATTACTCACCAAGTTAAAGCACGACTGTGCAACTCCCTTGCCTGTTCTCCGCCACGTGGCGGACGCCATGGCTGCCGATATGCGCTCTGGGCTTGAGATTGATGGTGGCAGTGATCTCAAGATGATACTCAGCTATATTGACAGTCTCCCAACTGG GAATGAAAAAGGGTTGTTCTATGCGCTGGATCTTGGTGGAACAAACTTTCGGGTGCTGAGGGTGCACTTAGGTGGGAAGGAAGATGGTGTGATTGCAACCGAGTTCGAGCAAGTATCGATTCCTCAAGATCTCATGTTTGGTACCTCTGAG GAGCTTTTCGATTTTATTGCTTCTGGGTTGGGAAAATTTGCTGAAAGGGAGGGTGGGAAGTTTAGCATGCAATCtggaaggaaaagagaaattgGATTCACATTTTCTTTCCCCGTGAGGCAGACGTCTATTGCTTCTGGCATACTAATCAAGTGGACCAAGGGGTTTGCGGTCTCTGGAACG GCTGGAAGAGATGTAGTGGCTTGTTTGAATGAGGCAATGGAAAGGCAAGGACTGGAGATGCAAGTATCTGCCCTG GTTAATGATGCAGTCGGTACGTTAGCTGGAGCAAGGTACTGGGATGACGATGTCATGGTTGCCGTCATTTTGGGTACTGGAACGAATGCTTGCTATATCGAACGGATGGATGCTATTCCTAAGCTTCAGAGTCATGTGTCTTCTTCCGGAAGAACG ATTATAAATACTGAGTGGGGAGCATTCTCAAAAGGTCTTCCTTTAACTGTTTTTGATAGAGATATGGACGCTGCAACTATTAATCCTGGTGAGCAG ATCTTTGAGAAGACAATCTCTGGAATGTATCTTGGTGAAATTGTAAGAAGAGTGCTACTGAAGATGGCTGAAGAAGGAGCTCTGTTTGGTGATTCTTCTCCAGAAAAACTGTCCACACCATTTTTACTCCG GACCCCAGATGTTTGTGCTATGCAGCAGGATGACTCTGACGATCTTAAAGTTGTTGGCTCTATTCTCCATGACTCTGCTTCG GTCGAGAGCAACGTAAGTGCAAGGAAGATTGTCGTGGAGGTTTGTGACACTATAGTGAAGAGAGGTGGCCGCTTAGCTGGTGCAGGAATTGTGGGAATCCTGCAAAAGATGGAGGAGGATTCAAAAGGTCTGGTATTTGGGAAGAGGACAGTGGTGGCTATGGATGGAGGCTTGTATGAACATTACCCCCAATACAGAAGATACCTGCAGGATGCGGTTACAGAGCTTCTAGGGTCGGAATTATCAAAGAATGTGGTTATAGAACACTCTAAAGATGGGTCTGGTATAGGAGCTGCTCTCTTGGCTGCAGCCAACTCGATGTACGGTCACGACTTATAG
- the LOC122315282 gene encoding WEB family protein At1g75720-like, with protein MNMDKEDGVGVMKRVEIDTRAPFRSVKEAVTLFGEKVLAGELYASKLKEMHSGGSENGHGPSRVGNVASELEETRQSLQKAKEESMIMANSLSYMKEELERTKHELQQLKERESEKLMEAEFVDVKFVEDSTRFEVKKQNSEDEEDEGIMEFQKKRYVTFANPPSSAQVLIPQGVEKLERHPSIKKKKKPLIPLLGGIFSKKKGSSGGALSRVP; from the exons ATGAATATGGATAAGGAAGACGGAGTTGGGGTTATGAAGAGGGTGGAGATTGACACGAGGGCACCCTTCAGGTCCGTCAAAGAGGCCGTGACATTGTTTGGCGAGAAAGTTCTAGCTGGGGAGCTCTATGCCAGCAAACTCAAAGAG ATGCACAGCGGAGGTAGCGAAAATGGGCATGGCCCTTCGAGGGTTGGAAATGTTGCATCTGAACTAGAGGAGACAAGACAAAGCctccaaaaagcaaaagaagaaagcatgaTTATGGCAAATAGCCTATCTTATATGAAGGAAGAGCTTGAACGCACAAAGCATGAGCTCCAACAACTGAAGGAACGTGAATCCGAAAAACTGATGGAAGCAGAGTTTGTAGACGTCAAGTTTGTCGAGGACTCGACGAGATTTGAggtcaaaaaacaaaattcagaAGACGAAGAAGACGAAGGAATAATGGAGTTCCAAAAGAAAAGATACGTGACTTTTGCAAATCCTCCCTCGTCAGCACAAGTTTTAATCCCACAAGGTGTAGAAAAACTTGAGAGACACCCTTCtatcaagaagaagaaaaagccaTTGATCCCTCTACTGGGAGGGattttttccaagaaaaaaGGCAGCTCAGGAGGCGCATTGTCCCGAGTTCCATAG
- the LOC122316363 gene encoding uncharacterized mitochondrial protein AtMg00810-like encodes MVCKLHKSLYGLKQASRQWNEKFTASLVATGFHQSKADYSLFTRSNKDGFVALLVYVDDIILGSNSLTEINSVKAHLHDQFKIRELGVLKYFLGLEVARSNNGIHVCQRKYALEIIESAGLLGSKAVTTPMEPNLKLSHSSGEYLSDVTGYRRLIGKLIYLSTTRPDITYSVGILSQFMDKPTHIHLHTAHRILRYLKGSIGQGIFLSSKSSLHLKGYSNSDWAACPETRRSITGFYMFIGDSLISWKSKKQIVVSRSSAEAEYRALAQTSCEIIWLKALLEDFNIKHSQPVFLYCDSQSAIHLTKNPIFHERTKHVEIDCHFVREKVLAGVIKPIHVPSKFQVADILTKALTTPSFHLLLSKMGILNIYAHLEGESQKSSKKLQGNKRVLTEEDAGAPRGSIVLRDGRGQSAAEMIVHTAAMP; translated from the coding sequence ATGGTATGTAAGCTTCACAAATCTTTatatggcttgaaacaagccTCAAGGCAATGGAATGAGAAGTTCACTGCCTCTCTTGTTGCTACTGGTTTTCATCAATCAAAGGCAGATTATTCATTGTTTACTAGAAGTAACAAAGATGGTTTTGTTGCTCTTctagtatatgtagatgatatcatCTTAGGAAGTAATAGCTTGACTGAAATCAATTCAGTGAAAGCTCATCTTCATGACCAATTTAAGATCCGAGAATTGGGGGTGCTCAAATACTTCTTGGGATTAGAagttgcaagatcaaacaatgGCATTCATGtttgtcaaagaaaatatgccTTAGAAATCATTGAAAGTGCTGGTCTACTTGGGAGTAAGGCTGTGACTACTCCAATGGAACCCAACCTCAAATTGTCACATTCCTCTGGTGAGTACCTCTCAGATGTGACTGGATATCGAAGACTAATAGGTAAGTTGATCTATTTAAGTACCACAAGGCCTGACATCACTTACTCTGTTGGTATCCTAAGCCAATTTATGGATAAGCCCACTCACATTCACCTCCACACAGCTCACAGAATATTGAGGTACCTTAAAGGCTCGATAGGACAAGGAATTTTCCTCTCATCAAAATCTTCCTTGCACCTTAAAGGATATAGTAACTCAGACTGGGCTGCATGCCCTGAAACCAGGAGATCTATAACTGGTTTCTACATGTTTATAGGGGACTCTTTGATTAGTTGGAAGTCAAAGAAACAAATTGTGGTGTCAAGATCATCTGCTGAAGCAGAATATAGAGCATTGGCTCAAACTAGTTGTGAAATCATTTGGTTGAAGGCTCTCTTAGAAGACTTTAACATTAAACATTCACAACCTGTTTTCTTATATTGTGATAGCCAATCCGCAATACACCTAACCAAAAATCCCATATTCCATGAGAGAACTAAGCATGTGGAAATAGATTGTCACTTTGTTAGAGAAAAGGTGCTGGCAGGTGTGATAAAACCAATACATGTGCCTTCAAAATTTCAAGTAGCAGACATACTCACCAAAGCCTTGACAACACCATCTTTCCATCTGTTATTATCCAAGATGGGCATACTCAACATatatgcccatcttgagggggagtctcAGAAATCGTCCAAGAAGCTTCAAGGAAATAAACGAGTCCTTACTGAGGAGGATGCAGGAGCACCAAGAGGCAGCATAGTACTAAGAGATGGCAGAGGACAGTCTGCAGCAGAGATGATTGTACATACTGCTGCCATGCCTTAG